From Rhodamnia argentea isolate NSW1041297 chromosome 10, ASM2092103v1, whole genome shotgun sequence, a single genomic window includes:
- the LOC115732537 gene encoding ubiquitin carboxyl-terminal hydrolase 5 isoform X1 encodes MAADVLMCSSSGSTELTPEEERVLIRDIALASESNTREGDTFYLLTQRWWQHWIEYVNQDQSNNMNDGLSLPENCDSAGSITPKRPSVIDNSDLIYDSASEESSAGFEIHDTLLEGRDYVLLPYEVWNQLYVWYGGGPTLPRKVISSGLSQTELAVEVYPLRLHLLAISKGDRTTIRISKKETVGDLHRRACEIFYLESEQVCIWDYYGHRKHALMNDMNRTLDDANIQMDQDVGTNILILVEIINTTNGSVLGGSMIQRNGFLGKENASVVAEPSKLNPSIAGNLSASKVSSRSYSTDPAQSQSLTPGVRDLESTSSVSGVSTRGSSGGLTGLLNLGNTCFMNSAIQCLVHTPEFAKYFREDYHQEINWQNPLGMVGELAMAFGELLRKLWAPGRTAIAPRPFKAKLARFAPQFSGYNQHDSQELLAFLLDGLHEDLNRVKHKPYIKSRDADGRPDEEVADEYWANHIARNDSIIVDVCQGQYKSTLVCPVCNKISVTFDPFMYLSLPLQSTTTRTMTVTVFSYDGTALPSTHTVTVPKQGRCRDLIQALSVACSLHHTEKLLLAEVRNHQIQRMMDDTLILLSTIKDDDHLAAYKVSKFEKNGIYLQLVHRCRGQGASDVHNASEWKPCGTPLVSVISSNDGIKRADIQATVKGMLSPMLKNKAGQGGTALDRCSETNAGNAQTDSSVMSKDCSSPKADMSSSLPLQWVDDNNKCIDLSARDERVIRLPSSSSMLVAINWSDELLKKYDTQCLENLPEVFNGPVTKKARSEPLSLYTCLEAFLREEPLVPEDMWYCPQCKERRQASKKLDLWRLPEVLVIHLKRFSYSRSMKHKLETFVNFPIHDFDLTNYVANKNNSRRQLYELYALTNHYGGMGSGHYTAYIKLLDENRWYNFDDSHISTINEDDVKSAAAYVLFYRRVKIGDPSVSNGTRSGGNYNEP; translated from the exons ATGGCGGCCGATGTGCTGATGTGCAGCAGCAGCGGGAGCACGGAGCTGACGCCCGAGGAAGAGAGGGTTCTGATCAGGGACATCGCATTGGCGTCTGAATCCAACACTAGGGAGGGCGATACTTTCTATCTACTCACTCAGAG ATGGTGGCAGCATTGGATCGAGTATGTCAACCAAGACCAGTCAAATAACATGAATGATGGATTATCCCTGCCAGAAAATTGTGATTCAGCTGGCTCAATTACTCCTAAAAGGCCCAGTGTCATTGATAATTCTGATTTGATATATGATTCTGCTTCAGAAGAATCAAGTGCAGGATTTGAGATTCATGATACTCTCTTAGAAGGTCGTGATTATGTTCTACTTCCATATGAAGTTTGGAATCAGCTGTATGTTTG GTATGGTGGTGGCCCCACCCTGCCTCGGAAGGTTATTAGCTCTGGTCTCTCGCAGACTGAGTTGGCTGTAGAGGTGTATCCTTTACGGCTGCACCTTCTTGCGATATCGAAGGGAGACCGCACTACCATAAGAATAAGTAAAAAG GAAACTGTTGGAGATCTTCACAGAAGAGCCTGTGAGATTTTTTATCTTGAGTCGGAACAA GTTTGCATTTGGGACTATTATGGTCATAGGAAGCATGCATTGATGAATGACATGAATAGAACTCTTGATGATGCGAACATTCAGATGGATCAAGACGTGGGTACCAATATTCTG ATTCTGGTGGAGATCATCAACACTACAAATGGTTCTGTTTTGGGTGGGAGCATGATTCAGAGAAATGGATTTCTAGGGAAGGAAAATGCTTCTGTTGTTGCTGAGCCGTCGAAGTTAAACCCATCAATTGCAGGAAATCTCTCTGCTAGCAAAGTATCTTCTAGAAGCTATAGTACAGACCCGGCACAAAGTCAGAGCCTGACTCCTGGAGTGAGGGATTTGGAAAGCACGTCTAGCGTCAGTGGGGTGAGCACAAGGGGTTCATCTGGAGGTCTGACCGGATTGCTGAATCTTGGGAACACTTGCTTCATGAATAGTGCAATACAATGCCTTGTTCACACGCCTGAGTTTGCCAAATACTTTCGGGAAGATTACCATCAAGAGATTAACTGGCAGAATCCTCTTGGCATGGTT GGTGAATTAGCTATGGCATTTGGTGAATTGTTGCGGAAGCTATGGGCACCTGGACGGACGGCAATTGCACCGCGTCCGTTCAAAGCAAAGCTTGCTCGCTTTGCTCCCCAATTCAGTGGATACAATCAGCATGATTCTCAG GAGCTATTGGCTTTTCTGCTTGATGGTCTTCATGAAGATCTAAATCGTGTCAAGCATAAGCCGTACATCAAATCCAGAGATGCAGATGGTCGACCTGATGAAGAAGTTGCCGATGAATACTGGGCTAATCACATTGCCCGAAATGATTCAATAATTGTTGATGTTTGTCAA gGACAGTACAAGTCGACTTTGGTTTGCCCGGTATGCAATAAGATCTCTGTCACTTTTGATCCATTTATGTATCTATCTTTGCCTCTCCAATCCACGACCACTAGGACTATGACTGTGACAGTTTTTTCCTATGATGGAACTGCATTGCCATCTACACATACCGTGACAGTGCCAAAGCAAGGACGTTGTAGGGACTTAATCCAAGCACTTAGCGTAGCTTGTTCCTTGCACCATACTGAGAAGCTTTTGCTTGCTGAG GTAAGGAACCATCAGATTCAACGAATGATGGATGACACATTAATATTGCTGTCCACCATTAAGGACGATGATCACCTTGCCGCCTACAAGGTCTCAAAGTTTGAGAAGAATGGGATTTATCTTCAGTTGGTGCACCGCTGTCGAGGACA GGGTGCTAGTGATGTCCATAATGCATCGGAATGGAAACCATGTGGAACCCCTCTTGTTTCAGTCATCTCTTCCAATGATGGGATTAAAAGAGCAGACATCCAAGCAACTGTTAAAGGAATGCTATCTCCTATGCTTAAAAATAAGGCTGGACAAGGTGGTACTGCATTAGATCGATGCTCCGAGACTAATGCTGGCAATGCACAGACAGACTCCTCTGTAATGAGCAAGGACTGTAGTAGCCCAAAAGCCGATATGTCATCATCATTACCTCTTCAATGGGTTGATGACAACAATAAATGCATTGATCTGTCTGCCAGAGATGAAAGAGTTATTAGACTTCCCTCGTCATCTAGTATGCTAGTTGCCATTAACTGGTCAGATGAACTCTTGAAGAAGTACGACACTCAGTGCCTTGAGAATTTGCCTGAGGTGTTTAATGGCCCTGTGACCAAAAAGGCCAGGAGTGAACCTCTTTCCCTGTATACTTGCCTGGAGGCGTTCTTACGAGAAGAACCGCTGGTGCCCGAAGATATGTG GTACTGTCCCCAATGCAAAGAACGACGACAAGCAAGTAAAAAGCTTGATCTGTGGAGGCTTCCAGAAGTGTTAGTTATCCATCTAAAGAGATTCTCATATAGTCGATCAATGAAGCACAAGCTAGAAACCTTTGTTAACTTTCCCATACACGACTTCGACCTCACAAACTACGTTGCCAATAAAAACAACTCCAGGCGCCAGCTCTATGAACTATATGCTTTGACCAACCATTACGGAGGCATGGGAAGTGGACACTACACTGCATATATCAAG CTTCTAGATGAAAATAGGTGGTACAATTTCGATGACAGCCATATATCTACCATTAATGAAGACGATGTTAAGTCAGCTGCAGCATACGTTCTCTTTTATCGGAGGGTCAAAATTGGGGATCCCTCAGTTAGTAATGGGACAAGATCTGGTGGCAACTACAATGAACCTTGA
- the LOC115732537 gene encoding ubiquitin carboxyl-terminal hydrolase 5 isoform X2: MAADVLMCSSSGSTELTPEEERVLIRDIALASESNTREGDTFYLLTQRWWQHWIEYVNQDQSNNMNDGLSLPENCDSAGSITPKRPSVIDNSDLIYDSASEESSAGFEIHDTLLEGRDYVLLPYEVWNQLYVWYGGGPTLPRKVISSGLSQTELAVEVYPLRLHLLAISKGDRTTIRISKKETVGDLHRRACEIFYLESEQVCIWDYYGHRKHALMNDMNRTLDDANIQMDQDILVEIINTTNGSVLGGSMIQRNGFLGKENASVVAEPSKLNPSIAGNLSASKVSSRSYSTDPAQSQSLTPGVRDLESTSSVSGVSTRGSSGGLTGLLNLGNTCFMNSAIQCLVHTPEFAKYFREDYHQEINWQNPLGMVGELAMAFGELLRKLWAPGRTAIAPRPFKAKLARFAPQFSGYNQHDSQELLAFLLDGLHEDLNRVKHKPYIKSRDADGRPDEEVADEYWANHIARNDSIIVDVCQGQYKSTLVCPVCNKISVTFDPFMYLSLPLQSTTTRTMTVTVFSYDGTALPSTHTVTVPKQGRCRDLIQALSVACSLHHTEKLLLAEVRNHQIQRMMDDTLILLSTIKDDDHLAAYKVSKFEKNGIYLQLVHRCRGQGASDVHNASEWKPCGTPLVSVISSNDGIKRADIQATVKGMLSPMLKNKAGQGGTALDRCSETNAGNAQTDSSVMSKDCSSPKADMSSSLPLQWVDDNNKCIDLSARDERVIRLPSSSSMLVAINWSDELLKKYDTQCLENLPEVFNGPVTKKARSEPLSLYTCLEAFLREEPLVPEDMWYCPQCKERRQASKKLDLWRLPEVLVIHLKRFSYSRSMKHKLETFVNFPIHDFDLTNYVANKNNSRRQLYELYALTNHYGGMGSGHYTAYIKLLDENRWYNFDDSHISTINEDDVKSAAAYVLFYRRVKIGDPSVSNGTRSGGNYNEP; the protein is encoded by the exons ATGGCGGCCGATGTGCTGATGTGCAGCAGCAGCGGGAGCACGGAGCTGACGCCCGAGGAAGAGAGGGTTCTGATCAGGGACATCGCATTGGCGTCTGAATCCAACACTAGGGAGGGCGATACTTTCTATCTACTCACTCAGAG ATGGTGGCAGCATTGGATCGAGTATGTCAACCAAGACCAGTCAAATAACATGAATGATGGATTATCCCTGCCAGAAAATTGTGATTCAGCTGGCTCAATTACTCCTAAAAGGCCCAGTGTCATTGATAATTCTGATTTGATATATGATTCTGCTTCAGAAGAATCAAGTGCAGGATTTGAGATTCATGATACTCTCTTAGAAGGTCGTGATTATGTTCTACTTCCATATGAAGTTTGGAATCAGCTGTATGTTTG GTATGGTGGTGGCCCCACCCTGCCTCGGAAGGTTATTAGCTCTGGTCTCTCGCAGACTGAGTTGGCTGTAGAGGTGTATCCTTTACGGCTGCACCTTCTTGCGATATCGAAGGGAGACCGCACTACCATAAGAATAAGTAAAAAG GAAACTGTTGGAGATCTTCACAGAAGAGCCTGTGAGATTTTTTATCTTGAGTCGGAACAA GTTTGCATTTGGGACTATTATGGTCATAGGAAGCATGCATTGATGAATGACATGAATAGAACTCTTGATGATGCGAACATTCAGATGGATCAAGAC ATTCTGGTGGAGATCATCAACACTACAAATGGTTCTGTTTTGGGTGGGAGCATGATTCAGAGAAATGGATTTCTAGGGAAGGAAAATGCTTCTGTTGTTGCTGAGCCGTCGAAGTTAAACCCATCAATTGCAGGAAATCTCTCTGCTAGCAAAGTATCTTCTAGAAGCTATAGTACAGACCCGGCACAAAGTCAGAGCCTGACTCCTGGAGTGAGGGATTTGGAAAGCACGTCTAGCGTCAGTGGGGTGAGCACAAGGGGTTCATCTGGAGGTCTGACCGGATTGCTGAATCTTGGGAACACTTGCTTCATGAATAGTGCAATACAATGCCTTGTTCACACGCCTGAGTTTGCCAAATACTTTCGGGAAGATTACCATCAAGAGATTAACTGGCAGAATCCTCTTGGCATGGTT GGTGAATTAGCTATGGCATTTGGTGAATTGTTGCGGAAGCTATGGGCACCTGGACGGACGGCAATTGCACCGCGTCCGTTCAAAGCAAAGCTTGCTCGCTTTGCTCCCCAATTCAGTGGATACAATCAGCATGATTCTCAG GAGCTATTGGCTTTTCTGCTTGATGGTCTTCATGAAGATCTAAATCGTGTCAAGCATAAGCCGTACATCAAATCCAGAGATGCAGATGGTCGACCTGATGAAGAAGTTGCCGATGAATACTGGGCTAATCACATTGCCCGAAATGATTCAATAATTGTTGATGTTTGTCAA gGACAGTACAAGTCGACTTTGGTTTGCCCGGTATGCAATAAGATCTCTGTCACTTTTGATCCATTTATGTATCTATCTTTGCCTCTCCAATCCACGACCACTAGGACTATGACTGTGACAGTTTTTTCCTATGATGGAACTGCATTGCCATCTACACATACCGTGACAGTGCCAAAGCAAGGACGTTGTAGGGACTTAATCCAAGCACTTAGCGTAGCTTGTTCCTTGCACCATACTGAGAAGCTTTTGCTTGCTGAG GTAAGGAACCATCAGATTCAACGAATGATGGATGACACATTAATATTGCTGTCCACCATTAAGGACGATGATCACCTTGCCGCCTACAAGGTCTCAAAGTTTGAGAAGAATGGGATTTATCTTCAGTTGGTGCACCGCTGTCGAGGACA GGGTGCTAGTGATGTCCATAATGCATCGGAATGGAAACCATGTGGAACCCCTCTTGTTTCAGTCATCTCTTCCAATGATGGGATTAAAAGAGCAGACATCCAAGCAACTGTTAAAGGAATGCTATCTCCTATGCTTAAAAATAAGGCTGGACAAGGTGGTACTGCATTAGATCGATGCTCCGAGACTAATGCTGGCAATGCACAGACAGACTCCTCTGTAATGAGCAAGGACTGTAGTAGCCCAAAAGCCGATATGTCATCATCATTACCTCTTCAATGGGTTGATGACAACAATAAATGCATTGATCTGTCTGCCAGAGATGAAAGAGTTATTAGACTTCCCTCGTCATCTAGTATGCTAGTTGCCATTAACTGGTCAGATGAACTCTTGAAGAAGTACGACACTCAGTGCCTTGAGAATTTGCCTGAGGTGTTTAATGGCCCTGTGACCAAAAAGGCCAGGAGTGAACCTCTTTCCCTGTATACTTGCCTGGAGGCGTTCTTACGAGAAGAACCGCTGGTGCCCGAAGATATGTG GTACTGTCCCCAATGCAAAGAACGACGACAAGCAAGTAAAAAGCTTGATCTGTGGAGGCTTCCAGAAGTGTTAGTTATCCATCTAAAGAGATTCTCATATAGTCGATCAATGAAGCACAAGCTAGAAACCTTTGTTAACTTTCCCATACACGACTTCGACCTCACAAACTACGTTGCCAATAAAAACAACTCCAGGCGCCAGCTCTATGAACTATATGCTTTGACCAACCATTACGGAGGCATGGGAAGTGGACACTACACTGCATATATCAAG CTTCTAGATGAAAATAGGTGGTACAATTTCGATGACAGCCATATATCTACCATTAATGAAGACGATGTTAAGTCAGCTGCAGCATACGTTCTCTTTTATCGGAGGGTCAAAATTGGGGATCCCTCAGTTAGTAATGGGACAAGATCTGGTGGCAACTACAATGAACCTTGA
- the LOC125312721 gene encoding cytochrome P450 94A2-like: METIRAHHGKTLGVEGCSFEVLRKTDYLHAAITETMRLYPPMPPDRKEALMDDALPLMGHFLCSTPDEEELACHIQFLCNGKDGKHVGRRTVLSICRRGGSTRMGCSSQRALAGSRCFTRGQGFVLGKDLAYILMKSVLATVLERFEIEVQNEGKCPGRILSMTRHARAITSQSERKMSAFEALVMIIQLKDPKKLRFLSTNRIYALAAGSAENTPGIGEGTAG, translated from the coding sequence ATGGAGACAATACGAGCTCATCATGGCAAAACCCTGGGGGTGGAGGGATGCAGCTTTGAGGTGCTACGCAAAACGGATTATCTTCATGCCGCTATCACAGAGACTATGAGATTATACCCGCCAATGCCACCCGATAGGAAGGAAGCCCTAATGGATGATGCACTACCCCTGATGGGACATTTCTTATGCAGTACCCCTGATGAGGAAGAGCTGGCGTGTCATATACAGTTCTTATGCAATGGGAAGGATGGAAAGCATGTGGGGAGAAGAACTGTCTTGAGTATTTGCCGGAGAGGTGGCTCGACGAGAATGGGGTGTTCAAGCCAGAGAGCCCTTGCCGGTTCCCGGTGTTTCACGCGGGGCCAAGGATTTGTACTCGGGAAAGATCTGGCCTATATTCTGATGAAATCAGTCCTCGCAACTGTGCTTGAGAGGTTTGAGATAGAAGTGCAGAACGAGGGGAAGTGCCCCGGGAGAATTCTGTCCATGACTCGTCATGCAAGGGCGATTACCAGTCAAAGCGAAAGAAAGATGTCAGCATTTGAAGCACTAGTTATGATTATTCAGTTAAAAGATCCAAAGAAACTAAGATTCTTGAGCACTAATCGGATATATGCTTTAGCAGCAGGTTCGGCAGAAAACACTCCAGGAATTGGGGAAGGGACAGCGGGGTAG